The Candidatus Woesearchaeota archaeon genomic sequence GAGTCATTAGGTCAAAGGTTGCAAAGGCAGCTGCAGCAGAGAGCAAATCAGAGAGGAAATAAATTATAATTAAAACAAACGGTGAAATTAATGGGAGATCCACGAAGATTAAAGAAAAAATACAAAACCCCAATGCATCCCTGGCAGAGGCTGAGGATGGACGAGGAAACCCCGCTCACTGCGGAATACGGGCTTAAGAACAAGAGAGAGCTTTGGAAAGAAGAGTCTGTCCTTCGAAGGATAGCTGAGCAGGCCAAAGAGCTCATCAGGGCAGACAGCGTCCAGGCGCAGAAGGAGAAAAAGCAGCTGCTGGAAAGGATTTATTCCCTCGGGCTTGTAAAGTCCCCGGATGTTCCGCTTGATGATGTGCTGGGGCTCACTGCAAGAAGCATTCTTGAGAGAAGGCTTCAGACCATTGTTTACAAGAAAAAATTCGCAAACTCAATCAAAAAGGCAAGGCAGTTCATAACTCATGGGCACGTCATGGTAGCGGATTCAAAGATAACAGCCCCTTCCCATCTCGTAACACGAGAGGAAGAGGAGAAAATATTCATCTGCATTACATCTCCTTTTGCCGATTCCGAGCATCCCGAAAGGACTGCTGTTGCAAAAGTGAAGAAGGAACGGCCATCCCGCGACAGGAAGGGCGGAAGGGACGGGGGAAGAAGATTCCAAAGGCATGATAGAAGGCAGTCAAGAGAGGCTAAAAAATGAGAGAGCAGGACAAAGGAATGGACAGGGGCAAAACCAGATGGGGAATAGCCCACATTTTTTCCTCATACAATAACACAATAATCCACATAACAGACATCACAGGAAGCGAAAGCATTGCAAGGGTTTCTGGCGGAATGGTTGTCAAGTCAGACAGGCTTGAGGGAAGCCCGACAGCTGCAATGATAGCTGCAAAAAGGGCTGCTGAAACAGCAATGGAAAAGGGCATAAATGCAATCCATGTGAAAATCAGGGCAACAGGCGGGCAGAACGGCCCCTCAAATCCCGGACCAGGAGCCCAGGCAGCTGTAAGGGCGCTTTCAAGGATGGGATTAAGGATTGGAATAATTGAAGATGTGACTCCGGTTCCTCACGACGGGTGCAGGAAGAAAGGAGGAAAAAGAGGGAGAAGGGTTTAAAGATGAAAATAGAGCTCTTGAATAAGGAGAAGGACAACCAGGTTTCCTTTTTGATAAAGGACGGGAGCATTGCCTATGTTAACGCACTGAGAAGGATAGCAATTGAAGAAGTTCCAACCATGGCAATTGAAGATGTCAACATGGTAAAGAACAGCTCTGCGCTTTATGACGAAGTTGTGGCGCACAGGCTCGGGCTTGTTCCGCTGACAACAGACCTTAAATCATACAATCTTCCGAGCGAATGCAGCTGCAAGGGAGAGGGCTGCCCGAAATGCCAGGTCAAGCTTGTCCTTAACAAAAAAGATGCGGGCTATGTCTATGCATCAGACCTTAAATCAAAAGACCCCGCAATAAAACCTGTTTATCCAAAAATCATAATAACAAAACTCCTCAAGGGACAGGCGCTTGAGCTTGAGGCAACAGCAGTCCTCGGAAGAGGGAAAGAGCATGCCAAGTGGTCTCCCGGGCTTGTGTATTACAGGAACTATCCTGTTGTTTCGGTAACCAAAAAATGCGAAAGCGAAGAGTGCGTTAACATGTGCCCTGCAAAGGTTTTCAAGATTGAAAAGGGGGTGCTTGCAGTTGTAGATGAAAATGAGGTTAACTGCACCCTTTGCGAAGCATGCACTGAAATCTGCCCTGACTGCATTGAGGTTTCAAGCAAGAAAAACGAATTCATATTCACTGTTGAAAGCTGGGGGCAGCTTGGCTGCAGGCAGATAATGAAGGAAGCAGTAAAGATTTTTGAAAATAAAATCAACAGCTTCATTGAAGAAGTGGAAAGGATTTCAAAATAGGCCAGTCCCCGTGCCTGTGCAGTGTTTTTATAAAATCAGATAATCATGCGGGGGTAGCAAAGCCTGGTCAAATGCGCAAGGTTGAGGGCCTTGTCCCTTAGTGGGTTCGCGTGTTCGAATCACGTCCCCCGCATTATAGTCAATGCAAATGGAGAAAAAAATAAAAAGGAAAAAAGGTAATTTAAATGCAAATTCGTCCTAAAAACCAGATTACAGCGGAACTGATAAGAAAGGTCAAAGAAGAGTCTTACAAGGGCAATGCAATCTGGAAAAGAGTTGCTGAAGACTTGAACAAGCCGACAAGAGGGATAAGAGTTGTAAATCTCTCAAGCATCAACAGGAATACAAAGGAAAACGATGTGGTTGTT encodes the following:
- a CDS encoding 30S ribosomal protein S11 → MREQDKGMDRGKTRWGIAHIFSSYNNTIIHITDITGSESIARVSGGMVVKSDRLEGSPTAAMIAAKRAAETAMEKGINAIHVKIRATGGQNGPSNPGPGAQAAVRALSRMGLRIGIIEDVTPVPHDGCRKKGGKRGRRV
- a CDS encoding DNA-directed RNA polymerase subunit D, translating into MKIELLNKEKDNQVSFLIKDGSIAYVNALRRIAIEEVPTMAIEDVNMVKNSSALYDEVVAHRLGLVPLTTDLKSYNLPSECSCKGEGCPKCQVKLVLNKKDAGYVYASDLKSKDPAIKPVYPKIIITKLLKGQALELEATAVLGRGKEHAKWSPGLVYYRNYPVVSVTKKCESEECVNMCPAKVFKIEKGVLAVVDENEVNCTLCEACTEICPDCIEVSSKKNEFIFTVESWGQLGCRQIMKEAVKIFENKINSFIEEVERISK
- a CDS encoding 50S ribosomal protein L18e; this translates as MQIRPKNQITAELIRKVKEESYKGNAIWKRVAEDLNKPTRGIRVVNLSSINRNTKENDVVVVPGKVLGAGELEHKLSIAAWKFSEQSLEKIKKAGASVMSIEELIKKNPEGKNIKIIG